One part of the Augochlora pura isolate Apur16 chromosome 3, APUR_v2.2.1, whole genome shotgun sequence genome encodes these proteins:
- the Pglym78 gene encoding phosphoglyceromutase 78, translated as MVATGGGGSWLKQLCKSIERSLFVVRASRLNSISSCDRKMSKYTIVMVRHGESEWNKLNLFCGWYDANLSDKGKTEAVSAGKAVKEAGLTFDVAHTSVLTRAQETLKSILKESNQENIPVNKTWRLNERHYGGLTGMNKAETAAKYGEEQVQIWRRSFDIPPPPMEKDHKYYDTIVKDQRYAGELKEEEFPKFESLKLTIERTLPYWNNTIIPQLKEGKKIIIAAHGNSLRGIVKHLDQMSNDQIMGLNLPTGIPFVYELDENFKPVVSMKFLGDEETVKAAIAAVAAQGKAK; from the exons ATGGTAGCGACAGGTGGTGGGGGCTCGTGGCTGAAACAGTTGTGCAAAAGCATCGAAAGATCATTGTTCGTGGTTCGAGCTTCTCGTTTAAACAGTATTAGCTCTTGTGatagaaaaatgtcgaaataCACGATCGTTATGGTCCGCCACGGCGAGAGCGAGTGGAATAAGTTGAACTTATTCTGCGGATGGTACGATGCTAATTTGTCTGACAAGG GTAAAACTGAAGCGGTGTCCGCGGGTAAAGCGGTGAAGGAAGCTGGATTGACATTCGATGTTGCTCATACGTCGGTGCTGACTAGAGCACAAGAAACTCTGAAGTCTATTCTGAAAGAATCTAACCAAGAAAACATTCCTGTTAATAAGACTTGGCGTTTAAATGAACGTCACTACGGTGGTTTAACTGGAATGAATAAAGCGGAAACGGCTGCAAAATATGGCGAGGAACAAGTACAAATCTGGAGGAGATCGTTTGATATACCTCCTCCCCCGATGGAGAAAGATCATAAATACTATGATACGATAGTAAAAGACCAAAGGTATGCCGGTGAACTGAAAGAAGAAGAGTTTCCTAAATTTGAGTCTTTGAAACTGACGATTGAAAGAACATTGCCGTATTGGAATAATACGATTATTCCGCAACTaaaggaaggaaagaaaatcATCATTGCTGCTCACGGAAATAGTTTGCGTGGCATTGTGAAGCATTTAGACC aaATGAGCAACGATCAGATCATGGGCTTAAACTTACCAACCGGTATTCCATTTGTTTATGAATTAGATGAAAACTTTAAGCCTGTTGTGTCCATGAAATTCTTGGGCGACGAGGAAACTGTGAAGGCTGCGATTGCTGCAGTTGCTGCACAAGGGAAAGCCAAGTGA
- the LOC144479055 gene encoding ras-related protein Rab-24 isoform X1 yields MDNVDFKTVLIGDKDVGKTSLVTRYIHEIFTEEVRYRNTIGAAFLSKTVICNGVSIKLGIWDTAGSERFEAMTRMYYRGAQAAIVCFDVTRAVTFQRAKFWIRELRKYEDSCKIYICATKMDLLNLYEVQFLDMGAINNYATSIRAKFYMTSSKTGENIGELFDAIVQDFAATNPVKRTHDACLLTSTVPMKKHSRCC; encoded by the exons ATGGACAATGTTGATTTTAAAACGGTTTTAATAGGTGACAAAGATGTAGGAAAAACATCTCTTGTGACACGttatatacatgaaatatttactGAGGAAGTCCGCTATAGAAAT ACAATAGGCGCTGCATTTTTATCTAAGACAGTAATATGTAATGGAGTTTCGATCAAACTGGGAATATGGGATACAGCAGGTAGCGAAAG atttgaGGCAATGACTAGGATGTATTATCGTGGTGCTCAAGCTGCTATAGTTTGTTTTGATGTTACAAGAGCAGTTACCTTTCAGAGGGCAAAATTTTGGATCAGGGAACTCAGAAAATATGAAGACTcgtgtaaaatatacatttgtgCAACGAAAATGGATCTCCTTAATCTCTATGAGGTTCAATTTTTGGATATGGgagctataaataattatgctaCGAGCATAAGAGCTAAATTCTATATGACATCAAGTAAGACCGGAGAAAATATTG GTGAATTGTTTGATGCAATTGTGCAAGACTTTGCGGCAACCAATCCTGTTAAAAGAACACACGACGCATGTCTCTTAACTTCTACAGTGCCAATGAAGAAACATTCTAGATGCTGCTAA
- the LOC144479055 gene encoding ras-related protein Rab-24 isoform X2, which produces MDNVDFKTVLIGDKDVGKTSLVTRYIHEIFTEEVRYRNTIGAAFLSKTVICNGVSIKLGIWDTAGSERFEAMTRMYYRGAQAAIVCFDVTRAVTFQRAKFWIRELRKYEDSCKIYICATKMDLLNLYEVQFLDMGAINNYATSIRAKFYMTSSELFDAIVQDFAATNPVKRTHDACLLTSTVPMKKHSRCC; this is translated from the exons ATGGACAATGTTGATTTTAAAACGGTTTTAATAGGTGACAAAGATGTAGGAAAAACATCTCTTGTGACACGttatatacatgaaatatttactGAGGAAGTCCGCTATAGAAAT ACAATAGGCGCTGCATTTTTATCTAAGACAGTAATATGTAATGGAGTTTCGATCAAACTGGGAATATGGGATACAGCAGGTAGCGAAAG atttgaGGCAATGACTAGGATGTATTATCGTGGTGCTCAAGCTGCTATAGTTTGTTTTGATGTTACAAGAGCAGTTACCTTTCAGAGGGCAAAATTTTGGATCAGGGAACTCAGAAAATATGAAGACTcgtgtaaaatatacatttgtgCAACGAAAATGGATCTCCTTAATCTCTATGAGGTTCAATTTTTGGATATGGgagctataaataattatgctaCGAGCATAAGAGCTAAATTCTATATGACATCAA GTGAATTGTTTGATGCAATTGTGCAAGACTTTGCGGCAACCAATCCTGTTAAAAGAACACACGACGCATGTCTCTTAACTTCTACAGTGCCAATGAAGAAACATTCTAGATGCTGCTAA
- the LOC144479054 gene encoding mitochondrial S-adenosylmethionine carrier protein, with translation MFHKEDSEEETANARNVFLTSLISGAVAGIVCDFTFFPLDTLKTRLQSQHGFLQSGGFKRVYQGLAPVMIGSAPSAAVFFVTYDGLKEIFQPHIPHQYHSFIHMVAAALGETGACLIRVPVEVVKQRKQALLRDEHRLPLRTLYRGYGSTVLRDLPFGLIQMPLWEYLKLYWKKRQGRDCTPIEGAICGSLSVAISAAITTPLDVAKTRIMLSNTSAEKEEVKISIMLKEVYRACGVKGLFAGFLPRVVGFTISGFVFFGIYEKVREICITSLPS, from the exons atgtttcataaagAAGATTCTGAGGAAGAAACCGCAAACGCAAGAAATGTTTTTCTCACATCGCTTATT TCAGGTGCTGTCGCTGGAATCGTTTgtgatttcacattttttccACTGGACACGCTCAAAACACGTTTACAAAGTCAGCATGGTTTTCTTCAATCTGGCGGATTTAAACGAGTCTATCAAGGGCTGGCCCCTGTAATGATAGGATCTGCTCCATCgg CTGCGGTATTTTTTGTGACTTACGATggattgaaagaaatttttcaaccCCATATACCCCACCAGTATCACTCGTTTATACATATGGTCGCCGCGGCATTGGGAGAAACG GGCGCGTGTCTAATTCGAGTACCAGTAGAGGTAGTGAAACAAAGGAAACAAGCGCTTTTACGTGATGAACATAGATTACCATTAAGAACTTTATATCGTGGATACGGTAGTACCGTTCTTCGTGATTTGCCATTTGGCTTAATTCAAATGCCGCTATgggaatatttaaaactttattgGAAGAAACGCCAGGGTCGAGACTGTACGCCAATAGAGGGTGCCATTTGCGGATCTTTGTCAG TGGCTATATCCGCGGCTATAACGACTCCCCTAGACGTCGCGAAAACTAGAATAATGTTGTCAAATACGTCTGCGGAAAAAGAGGAAGTAAAAATCTCTATAATGTTGAAGGAAGTTTACAGAGCATGTGGTGTTAAAGG ACTTTTCGCAGGTTTCCTTCCCAGGGTGGTTGGTTTTACAATTAGCGGATTTGTATTTTTTGGTATTTATGAGAAAGTTCGAGAAATTTGTATAACATCGCTACCATcgtaa
- the LOC144479053 gene encoding man(5)GlcNAc(2)-PP-dolichol translocation protein RFT1: protein MSQNILKSSLENASFNIIFQILCRGVTFVLNAFVVRHVGQAVLGVINVRLLLLESMILFLSREPFMKACLTNTAEHNWAQVVNLLWMTVPICCVMSTIFGYIWLYVLSTTEELPAYYMFAVWAVVLSCIIELSSLIVQLVASAFLFVKLKIVLDTIMIAIRTLTFVPLILYNPDNALFAFGVAQLVAAIFYTTSHYGYFHYYIKNINKHKLKRRMSLKDSKDEYVVRDFPFKTVMDFLPGRLENKESCLDKKLSILTWSFFRQGILKQILTEGERLIMTVMPVLTFTEQGTYEIVNNLGSLAARFIFRPIEESGYFYFTQMIKRDKPINDQNPVKIQESVNVLTHLCSAVTSIGLVVLVFGQSYSSTLLWLYGGAKLTNHLPILLMRAHCLAVLLLGINGATECYTNATADSATINKSNLIMIYESIAFLVASYLFAIWFGPVGFILGNCVNMSLRIMHSTIFINRRYKDTVYRPLNGLVPKPMFSASLLIAALITNVSHAYFFPGEKALHLIIGVIMFIIVLISWIYEHHDLIRLSTNKWYERRNRHKKSD, encoded by the exons ATGTCTCAAAACATTTTGAAAAGCAGCTTGGAAAATGCTTccttcaatattatatttcag atactATGTCGTGGTGTTACATTTGTTTTGAATGCATTTGTTGTTCGACATGTTGGTCAAGCAGTTCTGGGTGTTATAAATGTGAGGCTCCTGTTGTTGGAGTCGATGATCTTGTTCTTATCTCGAGAACCATTTATGAAAGCATGCTTAACTAATACAGCAGAACATAATTGGGCCCAAGTTGTTAATCTATTATGGATGAC GGTTCCTATATGTTGTGTGATGTCTACAATATTTGGATACATATGGCTCTACGTTTTATCAACAACTGAAGAATTACCAGCTTATTATATGTTTGCAGTTTGGGCAGTTGTTCTGTCCTGTATTATTGAATTGTCGTCATTAATTGTTCAGTTGGTTGCTAgcgcatttttatttgttaaattgaaa ATTGTTCTTGACACTATCATGATTGCTATTCGTACTTTAACATTTGTTCcattaatactttataatcCAGATAATGCATTATTTGCGTTTGGAGTAGCTCAACTAGTTGCAGCAATCTTTTATACTACTAGTCACTATGGATATTTCCATTactatatcaaaaatattaataaacataagTTAAAACGACGAATGTCATTGAAAGATAGTAAAGATGAATATGTTGTAAGAGACTTTCCATTTAAAACGGTAATGGATTTCCTACCTGGACGGTTAGAAAATAAA GAATCATGTTTAGATAAAAAGTTATCTATTCTTACATGGAGCTTTTTTAGACAAGGAATTCTAAAGCAAATTCTAACAGAGGGAGAAAGATTAATCATGACAGTGATGCCAGTCTTAACATTTACTGAACAA GGAACATACGAAATTGTGAATAATTTAGGTTCTTTAGCGGCAAGATTCATTTTCCGTCCAATAGAAGAAAGtgggtatttttattttacccaAATGATTAAACGAGATAAACCAATCAATGATCAAAATCCT gtaaaaattcaagaaagcGTAAATGTTCTTACACATTTATGTTCAGCTGTTACTTCTATCGGTCTAGTTGTCCTAGTATTTGGTCAATCATATTCGAGTACTCTATTGTGGTTATATGGTGGTGCAAAATTAACTAATCATCTACCTATACTTTTGATGAGGGCACATTGTTTAGCCGTTTTACTATTAGGCATAAATGGTGCCACAGAATGTTACACCAATGCCACAGCTGACAGTGCTACTATAAACAAGAGCAACTTAATTATGATCTATGAATCGATTGCGTTTTTGGTCGCatcatatttatttgcaatatgGTTCGGACCAGTTGGTTTTATTCTCGGGAATTGTGTGAATATGAGCTTAAGAATTATGCATTCTACTATCTTCATTAACAGAAGATACAAAGATACGGTGTACCGTCCATTAAATGGATTAGTGCCAAAGCCTATGTTCTCTGCTTCTCTTCTTATAGCAGCTCTAATCACTAACGTGTCTCAT GCTTACTTTTTTCCTGGTGAAAAAGCGCTGCACCTAATTATCGGAgtaattatgtttataatCGTATTAATATCGTGGATTTACGAGCATCATGACCTAATCAGGCTTAGTACAAATAAATGGTacgaaagaagaaatagaCATAAAAAGAGTGACTGA
- the Lamtor5 gene encoding late endosomal/lysosomal adaptor, MAPK and MTOR activator 5 produces MEKSLEKTLDDVNNVEGIVGCILADHTGLCLGAKGDASTDSAGIIAAIADQVAKLEADSPTAIIALQNDNRECLIQRQGLVVGAIYKEISM; encoded by the exons atggaaaaaagttTAGAAAAAACACTCGATGACGT AAATAATGTGGAGGGTATTGTTGGTTGCATCTTGGCAGATCATACAGGATTATGTTTGGGag CCAAAGGAGATGCTTCTACAGATAGTGCAGGAATAATCGCAGCTATTGCTGATCAAGTTGCAAAGTTGGAGGCAGATTCGCCAACTGCTATCATAGCTCTTCAGAACGATAACAg gGAGTGCCTTATTCAACGCCAGGGTCTTGTAGTAGGTGCAATTTATAAGGAGATCTCTATGTAA